One genomic segment of Actinoplanes ianthinogenes includes these proteins:
- a CDS encoding NADH-quinone oxidoreductase subunit A, protein MTINPYVPIVGLLILGALFALFSVSVAPIVGPKRYNRAKMDAYECGIEPAPQPVGGGRFPVKFYLTAMLFIVFDIETIFLYPWAVSFEALGLFGFVEMVLFIVTVFIAYTYVWRRGGLNWD, encoded by the coding sequence ATGACGATCAACCCATACGTCCCGATCGTCGGGTTGCTGATCCTCGGCGCGCTCTTCGCGTTGTTCTCGGTGTCTGTCGCACCGATCGTGGGGCCGAAGCGGTACAACCGGGCAAAGATGGACGCCTACGAGTGCGGCATTGAGCCCGCCCCCCAACCGGTCGGTGGCGGCCGATTCCCGGTGAAGTTCTACCTGACGGCGATGCTCTTCATCGTCTTCGACATCGAGACCATCTTCCTCTACCCGTGGGCCGTCTCGTTCGAGGCGCTGGGCCTGTTCGGATTCGTGGAAATGGTCCTGTTCATCGTCACCGTCTTCATCGCCTACACGTACGTGTGGCGACGCGGCGGACTCAACTGGGACTGA
- a CDS encoding NuoB/complex I 20 kDa subunit family protein: protein MGIEEKLPSGILLTSVEKLSNWARKSSFWGATFGLACCAIEMMAAGGPHYDLGRWGMEVFRASPRQADLMIVAGRVSQKMAPVVRQIYDQMPEPRSVISMGVCASSGGMFNNYAIVQGVDHIVPVDIYLPGCPPRPEMLIDAILKMREKVMAQPLGPNGRKMLEQRRAEGKLPIVAPGAMPSSYRVDKARRAEWTQAVIEGREEQLRIENWMKLQPHLREGGK from the coding sequence ATGGGAATCGAAGAGAAGCTGCCCAGTGGCATCCTGCTCACCTCGGTCGAGAAGCTGTCGAACTGGGCCCGCAAGTCGTCGTTCTGGGGCGCGACCTTCGGCCTCGCGTGTTGTGCCATCGAGATGATGGCGGCCGGCGGACCGCACTACGACCTGGGCCGCTGGGGCATGGAGGTCTTCCGCGCCTCGCCCCGCCAGGCCGACCTCATGATCGTCGCGGGCCGGGTCAGTCAGAAGATGGCCCCCGTGGTGCGGCAGATCTACGACCAGATGCCGGAACCCCGCTCGGTGATCTCGATGGGCGTCTGCGCCTCGTCCGGTGGCATGTTCAACAACTACGCCATCGTGCAGGGCGTGGATCACATCGTCCCGGTCGACATCTACCTGCCGGGCTGTCCGCCGCGGCCGGAGATGCTGATCGACGCCATCCTCAAGATGCGCGAGAAGGTGATGGCCCAGCCGCTCGGCCCGAACGGCCGCAAGATGCTGGAGCAGCGCCGCGCCGAAGGAAAGCTGCCGATCGTCGCCCCGGGTGCCATGCCGTCGTCGTACCGCGTGGACAAAGCGCGCCGCGCGGAATGGACGCAGGCCGTCATCGAAGGCCGCGAAGAGCAATTGCGGATCGAGAACTGGATGAAGCTCCAGCCCCATTTGCGGGAGGGTGGCAAATGA